The genomic DNA CTTTCTTGTGCTCGTTCAATCACTAACATGATTGAACACTTTAAACCAGGTTCACTGCTTGTTACTTCAGCTGACCGTCCAGACGTTATCGTTGCTGCTTCGATCTTTGCGTCACTATCTCGCAAGGAGAAAAGATTGGTCTGATTGGCCATAATGGTTGCGGTAAAAGTACCTTGATCAAAGTATTAAGTGGTCGCCAAGAAGCAACTCTAGGTCAGGTTTCAGTGTCACAACGTTGCTTATTGGGATATGTAGAACAATCTTTACCTGCAAACCTTCTACAAAGTACAGTATTAGAAGCGTTACAAGAACGTTTATTAGCGACTGACCACTGGCAAGCTGAGTGTCTATTAGCGGATTTAGGTTTTGCCGAAGCCGAGTATCAACGTACTGTAAACCAACTTAGCGGTGGACAGCAAATACGTTTACTACTGGCAAGGGCTGTGATTACAAAGCCAGATTTATTGTTACTTGATGAACCAAGTAACCATTTAGATCTTCCCTCGATGTTGTGGTTAGAATCATTTTTATCCCAATGGAAGGGCAGTTTTGTCTTGGTTTCACACGACGATGTGTTGTTAGACAAGGTGACTAATTCCACTTGGATTATGCGTGATTCCTCGCTGTATTATTATGATTTACCCTGCTCACAAGCAAGAGAACAGTTAGCTGCCAAGGATTGCGCGGACGAACAACGTTTTGCTAGTGAACAGCAAGAGATTGAGCGCCTTGATCAAAGTGCAAAACGGTTAGCTCAATGGGGTAAAACCTACGATAACGAAGATTTAGCTCGAAAGCAAAA from Vibrio nitrifigilis includes the following:
- a CDS encoding ATP-binding cassette domain-containing protein produces the protein MGHNGCGKSTLIKVLSGRQEATLGQVSVSQRCLLGYVEQSLPANLLQSTVLEALQERLLATDHWQAECLLADLGFAEAEYQRTVNQLSGGQQIRLLLARAVITKPDLLLLDEPSNHLDLPSMLWLESFLSQWKGSFVLVSHDDVLLDKVTNSTWIMRDSSLYYYDLPCSQAREQLAAKDCADEQRFASEQQEIERLDQSAKRLAQWGKTYDNEDLARKQKPCNGVKRV